The Tolypothrix sp. PCC 7712 genome includes a window with the following:
- a CDS encoding helix-turn-helix domain-containing protein, translated as MKVRRTIDVEIPSLGKRIRQAREADKRSLAEICRQIPMTTMNWYKIEAEETKALPIETLRRIEEVLGVNFSINFDE; from the coding sequence ATGAAAGTTAGAAGAACGATAGATGTAGAAATCCCCAGTCTGGGAAAGAGAATTAGACAAGCAAGAGAAGCCGATAAGCGCTCTTTAGCTGAAATCTGCCGTCAAATTCCCATGACAACTATGAATTGGTACAAAATAGAAGCTGAAGAAACAAAAGCTTTGCCAATCGAAACTTTACGGCGCATAGAAGAGGTATTAGGAGTTAATTTTAGTATCAACTTTGATGAATAA
- a CDS encoding IS701 family transposase, with the protein MVQPRPAAPTVKFVDEYCQWYKSLFPDVRSFEAFKYLHVGCISDLKRKTLPEIAKIVGLDNQQGLHHFLTTSPWDIEKLRTLRLELILQVLKGRPIILIIDETGDKKKGSKTDYVKRQYIGNLGKTDNGIVAVTVYGVFCGMTFPLLFEVYKPRERLQAGDKYRTKPEIAAILIKKLQSMGFKFNLVLADSLYGESGKNFISVLDELNLNYIVAIRSNHYVEILPRQHIQYLKWQKFQRVFSDLSRENRFIREIIPGKRGELRYWQITTDPENLPDNTTWYVMSKYPDITPREVGNFYGLRTWVEYGLKQSKNELGWSDFRLTHYPDIERWWEIICSAYLMVSLHSEQLFQSPSQRESKFVSHPWWDNGNGWKNILNNLRLIIQPFTLFNLIYPWLTVFPIPQLALGFFKLQSIIYSLTSSIFISLIHPDFYFSSA; encoded by the coding sequence ATGGTACAGCCCCGTCCAGCCGCACCAACAGTCAAATTTGTGGACGAATATTGCCAGTGGTATAAAAGTCTGTTTCCAGATGTTAGGAGTTTCGAGGCTTTTAAATATCTCCATGTAGGCTGCATTTCTGATCTAAAACGTAAAACATTGCCAGAAATAGCAAAAATCGTAGGATTAGATAACCAGCAAGGGTTGCATCATTTTCTAACTACATCACCTTGGGATATAGAAAAGTTAAGAACCTTAAGGTTAGAGTTAATTTTACAAGTGCTAAAAGGTAGACCAATCATTTTAATTATTGATGAGACAGGGGATAAAAAGAAAGGGAGCAAGACAGATTATGTGAAACGGCAGTATATAGGAAATTTGGGAAAAACAGATAATGGAATTGTGGCAGTGACAGTATATGGTGTTTTCTGTGGGATGACATTTCCATTACTGTTTGAAGTGTATAAACCCAGGGAAAGATTACAGGCAGGAGATAAGTACCGCACTAAACCAGAAATAGCAGCAATACTGATAAAAAAGCTACAATCAATGGGTTTTAAATTCAACTTAGTACTTGCAGATAGCTTATATGGAGAGAGTGGTAAGAATTTCATATCTGTATTAGATGAACTAAACTTGAACTATATAGTAGCGATTCGGTCAAATCATTATGTAGAAATACTTCCACGACAACATATTCAATATTTAAAGTGGCAGAAGTTTCAAAGGGTATTCTCTGACTTGAGTCGGGAAAATCGATTTATTAGAGAAATTATTCCGGGAAAACGTGGAGAACTTAGATATTGGCAAATTACTACAGATCCAGAAAATTTGCCTGATAACACTACTTGGTATGTGATGAGTAAATATCCAGACATTACGCCAAGAGAAGTTGGAAATTTTTACGGTTTAAGAACTTGGGTCGAGTACGGGTTAAAACAAAGTAAGAATGAATTAGGTTGGTCAGATTTTCGCCTGACTCACTACCCAGATATTGAGCGATGGTGGGAAATTATTTGCAGTGCTTATTTAATGGTTAGTCTGCATTCGGAGCAACTGTTTCAGTCTCCATCACAACGAGAGTCAAAATTTGTTTCACATCCTTGGTGGGATAATGGAAATGGCTGGAAGAACATTCTTAACAATCTTCGTTTGATTATTCAACCTTTTACTTTATTTAATCTGATATATCCCTGGTTAACGGTTTTTCCTATTCCTCAATTAGCTTTGGGTTTTTTTAAACTTCAATCTATTATTTATAGCCTCACCAGTTCAATTTTTATATCCCTGATTCACCCTGATTTCTACTTTTCCTCTGCCTAG
- a CDS encoding tetratricopeptide repeat protein, with protein MLCVLVLAFLPYYTTARVTKQGYSQAIHYYEQSLSLSCENGDRQGEGTALGCLGNTYFSLGQYQRAIDFYQQWQTIAKEVEDRQGESMAVGNLGNVYFSFGKYQQAIDFYLQHLTIAREINDHQGEGRALGGLGNAYLSLGEYHRAIDFYQQWQTMAKEINNRQDEGGALGNLGLAHYSLGEYQQALECHRQHLTIMREIGDRHSEGLALGNLGLAHYSLGEYQQALECHQQNLIIAQEIGNRRSEGAALGNLGTTQLKLKQYPEALTHNQAALRIFRDIDDRSGEAEVLKNLADIHQALGEVKVAQKYCQQALALAAELGIPLQAECQKLKEAIDSSCQ; from the coding sequence ATGCTCTGTGTCTTGGTTCTAGCATTTTTACCTTATTATACTACTGCCAGAGTGACAAAACAGGGCTATTCACAAGCAATTCATTACTATGAACAAAGTTTGAGTTTGTCCTGTGAAAATGGCGATCGCCAGGGTGAAGGCACTGCATTAGGCTGTTTGGGTAATACTTACTTTAGCCTTGGGCAATATCAGCGGGCAATCGACTTCTATCAGCAATGGCAAACGATAGCGAAAGAAGTTGAAGATCGCCAAGGTGAAAGCATGGCCGTAGGCAATCTGGGGAATGTTTACTTTAGCTTTGGGAAGTATCAGCAGGCAATCGATTTCTATCTACAACACCTAACCATTGCGCGAGAAATTAACGATCACCAGGGTGAAGGACGTGCCTTGGGTGGTTTGGGGAATGCTTACCTTAGCCTTGGAGAGTATCACCGGGCAATCGACTTCTATCAGCAATGGCAAACGATGGCGAAGGAAATTAATAATCGCCAGGATGAAGGCGGTGCTCTAGGCAATTTGGGACTTGCTCACTACAGTCTTGGAGAGTATCAGCAGGCGCTCGAATGCCATCGGCAACACCTAACGATAATGCGGGAAATTGGTGATCGCCACAGTGAAGGTCTTGCTCTAGGCAATTTGGGACTTGCTCACTACAGTCTTGGAGAGTATCAGCAGGCACTCGAATGCCATCAACAAAACCTAATCATTGCACAGGAGATTGGTAATCGCCGAAGTGAAGGCGCTGCCCTGGGTAATCTGGGAACGACTCAACTCAAACTGAAACAGTATCCAGAGGCATTAACTCATAATCAGGCGGCATTAAGGATTTTTCGAGATATTGACGATCGCTCTGGTGAAGCAGAGGTACTCAAAAATTTGGCAGACATCCATCAAGCCCTAGGTGAGGTTAAGGTAGCACAGAAATATTGCCAGCAGGCATTGGCACTGGCAGCGGAGTTGGGCATTCCATTGCAAGCGGAGTGCCAGAAGCTAAAGGAAGCAATCGATAGTAGCTGTCAGTGA
- the mobV gene encoding MobV family relaxase: protein MSLAVCRIQKIKSWGLLGGNEAHTSRARNTLNANPEVTNVTLFGNSDNANLVALVKDKIGLQKIRSNAVLAVEMILSASAEYFCPEGLFQAEAQDKQRLSDFAQATLTWLCSAWGDRLLRAELHLDEITPHVHAYIVPLDENGKLNCRALFGTKEKLSQLQDSFADAVAHLGISRGIKGSAATYTSVKKYYTAVSRSSEILDLESYLPQPRIHEASESYRERVIEVLREKLEVINYQLSDRTGLLKQKAELEKTALRSEKLRASLEKELLALRQEIKLLQDLSLESVAYKLGLNQDQQDKSKWLSNHHAIAITNSSFHDDLHNSIGKGALDLVMHVYQCTFDDAVVWLRDCFGEEGMLAAVTHQARRQALNIAQQVPPSIFEAPTPDRNRWLEIERYLTRNRSLPQKLVQTLYQRGLIYADITGNAVFLARSLSAEVTGAYLHPLGVPGDTYSFCSASRRRLMSGHGWFHLSMGENFGSPTTVAMLVSTPIEAMSLAALNAPHQKRTLYLVADREHAPAPVEFLKSIPKVIVAMPNVAAITLQRELSHAKQLEPRTSWNRQLQQLHRGKSCVILE from the coding sequence ATGTCGCTAGCTGTCTGTAGAATACAAAAAATTAAAAGCTGGGGATTGCTAGGGGGCAACGAAGCTCACACTAGCAGAGCAAGAAACACACTCAATGCAAACCCAGAAGTAACAAACGTTACGCTCTTTGGTAATTCTGACAACGCCAATTTAGTAGCCTTGGTGAAAGATAAAATCGGGTTGCAGAAAATTCGCTCTAATGCTGTTTTAGCAGTGGAGATGATACTGAGTGCCAGTGCTGAATATTTTTGTCCTGAAGGACTTTTTCAGGCGGAAGCACAGGACAAACAGCGTTTGTCAGACTTTGCACAAGCAACACTTACATGGTTGTGTTCTGCTTGGGGCGATCGCCTGCTGAGGGCTGAATTACATTTAGATGAAATTACACCTCACGTTCATGCTTACATTGTGCCATTGGACGAAAATGGAAAGCTCAACTGTCGTGCATTGTTTGGCACTAAGGAAAAGCTATCTCAACTGCAAGATAGTTTTGCTGATGCTGTTGCACATTTAGGTATTTCTCGTGGCATTAAGGGTAGTGCTGCTACCTACACATCAGTTAAGAAATATTACACCGCCGTATCTCGCTCTTCTGAAATCCTCGATTTAGAAAGTTACCTGCCTCAACCTCGAATACATGAAGCAAGCGAATCCTATCGAGAACGGGTGATTGAAGTTCTAAGGGAGAAACTAGAGGTAATTAATTACCAATTGAGCGATCGCACTGGCTTGCTCAAACAAAAAGCCGAATTAGAGAAAACGGCATTAAGAAGCGAAAAACTCAGGGCTAGTTTAGAAAAAGAATTACTTGCTCTACGCCAGGAAATAAAGCTTTTGCAAGATTTATCGTTGGAATCTGTGGCTTATAAACTGGGGTTAAATCAAGACCAGCAGGATAAGAGTAAGTGGTTGTCAAACCATCACGCGATCGCCATTACCAACTCTTCGTTTCACGATGATTTGCACAACAGCATTGGTAAAGGTGCGTTGGATTTGGTAATGCATGTTTACCAGTGTACTTTCGATGATGCGGTTGTCTGGTTGCGCGATTGTTTTGGGGAAGAGGGGATGCTGGCTGCGGTCACTCACCAGGCAAGAAGACAAGCTTTAAATATTGCTCAACAGGTTCCTCCATCTATATTTGAAGCCCCAACACCGGATCGCAATCGCTGGTTGGAAATTGAGCGATATCTGACACGCAATCGCTCTCTTCCCCAAAAATTGGTACAAACTCTGTACCAGCGTGGATTGATATATGCAGATATTACAGGTAACGCAGTATTTTTAGCCCGCAGTCTTTCTGCTGAGGTGACGGGAGCATATTTGCACCCGCTAGGAGTCCCTGGTGATACTTATAGTTTTTGTAGTGCCAGTAGGCGACGCTTGATGTCTGGGCATGGTTGGTTTCACTTGAGTATGGGTGAAAACTTTGGCAGTCCCACCACAGTAGCAATGTTAGTTTCTACACCTATAGAAGCTATGTCTCTAGCAGCTTTAAACGCTCCTCATCAAAAGAGAACTCTATATTTAGTAGCTGACAGGGAGCACGCACCTGCACCTGTGGAATTTCTAAAAAGCATACCCAAAGTAATTGTAGCTATGCCCAATGTAGCCGCAATCACACTTCAGAGAGAGCTATCTCATGCCAAACAGTTAGAACCGAGAACTTCTTGGAACCGACAGTTGCAACAACTTCACAGAGGTAAAAGCTGTGTCATATTGGAATGA
- a CDS encoding DUF6155 family protein has protein sequence MTQQKINLTHLKQYLKSCSQEELILDIAELFKKFPSVKDYYQIKLYPQEDKEIATKYKKIIESEFFPTRGLGKARLSVAKKAISDYKKICKTDAALIDVMLFYVEQGVKFTKAYGDIDEPFYLSIEGVYEQAVGIIIKSNLQDIFQQRCRKIMENTSRMGWGFHDTLTEVYQEAF, from the coding sequence ATGACACAGCAAAAAATAAATCTCACCCATCTCAAACAATATCTCAAAAGTTGTTCTCAAGAAGAATTGATTTTGGACATTGCCGAACTCTTTAAGAAGTTCCCATCAGTGAAAGATTATTACCAAATTAAGCTCTATCCCCAAGAAGATAAAGAAATTGCTACTAAGTACAAAAAAATTATTGAATCGGAGTTTTTTCCCACTCGCGGATTGGGTAAGGCTAGACTTTCTGTGGCTAAAAAAGCTATTTCTGACTACAAAAAAATCTGTAAAACCGATGCTGCTCTGATTGATGTCATGCTTTTTTATGTAGAGCAAGGAGTCAAATTTACCAAGGCTTATGGGGATATTGATGAGCCTTTCTATCTCAGTATAGAAGGGGTATATGAGCAGGCTGTAGGAATTATTATCAAATCCAATTTACAAGATATCTTTCAACAGCGTTGTCGAAAGATTATGGAAAATACATCAAGAATGGGATGGGGATTTCATGATACTTTGACTGAAGTATATCAAGAGGCTTTTTGA
- a CDS encoding RNA-guided endonuclease InsQ/TnpB family protein translates to MEKAYRYRFYPTTEQEQILRRTIGCVRLVFNKALAARTEAWYERQQKVDYVQSSAMLTQWKKLDDLQFLNEVSCVPLQQGLRHLQTAFTNFFAGRAKYPNFKKKRSGGSAEFTKSAFRWKDGQVYLAKCSEPLPIKWSRQIPKGCEPTTITIRLEPSGRWFVSLRINDPSDETLPPVDSAVGLDVGISSLVTLSTGEKIANPKAYEAHYQKLRKAQKSLSRKQKASRNRDKARLKVARIQTKISDARIDHLHKLTARLIRENQTIVVEDLAVKNMVKNPKLARAISDAAWSDLVRQLEYKAKWYGRTVVKIDRWFPSSKRCGNCGHIVDKLPLNLREWDCPNCGTHHDRDINASRNILAVGHTVTVCGANIRPDGHKSKGQLQKTRKGKKQKPKS, encoded by the coding sequence ATGGAAAAAGCCTACCGTTACCGTTTTTACCCAACTACCGAGCAAGAACAGATATTGCGCCGGACAATTGGTTGTGTGCGGTTGGTATTTAACAAAGCTTTGGCGGCGAGAACCGAAGCTTGGTATGAGAGGCAACAGAAGGTTGATTACGTTCAGTCTTCTGCGATGTTGACGCAGTGGAAAAAACTTGATGACCTCCAGTTTTTGAATGAGGTTAGCTGTGTACCATTGCAACAAGGTTTGAGACATCTGCAAACTGCTTTCACCAATTTCTTTGCTGGTAGGGCGAAATACCCCAACTTCAAAAAGAAACGTAGTGGAGGTAGCGCAGAGTTTACCAAGTCTGCTTTCAGGTGGAAAGATGGACAAGTCTACTTGGCTAAATGTTCTGAACCATTGCCAATTAAATGGTCTAGGCAGATCCCCAAGGGATGTGAACCTACAACCATCACAATTAGACTTGAGCCTTCTGGACGTTGGTTTGTTAGTTTGAGAATCAACGATCCGTCTGACGAAACTTTGCCGCCCGTTGATAGCGCCGTGGGACTGGATGTTGGCATTAGCAGTCTCGTTACCCTGAGTACGGGTGAAAAGATTGCTAATCCTAAAGCGTATGAGGCGCACTATCAAAAGCTCAGGAAAGCGCAAAAGTCTTTGAGTCGTAAACAAAAAGCCTCTCGCAACCGAGATAAGGCAAGACTCAAAGTAGCGCGAATCCAAACTAAAATCTCTGATGCAAGAATTGACCATCTGCATAAACTGACAGCTCGACTGATTCGTGAAAACCAAACGATAGTGGTTGAGGATTTGGCGGTTAAGAATATGGTCAAGAACCCCAAACTTGCCCGTGCTATCAGTGATGCTGCATGGTCGGATCTGGTGAGGCAACTGGAATACAAGGCCAAGTGGTATGGTCGAACAGTAGTAAAAATTGACCGATGGTTTCCCAGTTCTAAACGCTGTGGCAACTGTGGGCATATTGTTGATAAACTGCCGTTGAATCTTAGAGAGTGGGATTGTCCAAACTGCGGAACACACCACGACAGAGATATCAACGCCAGCCGGAATATTTTGGCGGTGGGACACACCGTTACAGTCTGTGGAGCGAACATAAGACCTGATGGGCATAAGTCTAAAGGGCAGTTGCAAAAAACCCGTAAGGGAAAGAAACAGAAACCCAAGTCGTGA
- a CDS encoding ParM/StbA family protein: protein MKRKTVTINNFDSTPLVIIALDFGGSGTKGIYSLYGGSEAYSMFMEPEVGDITQDSIKTHEQNLMGDTDPENRAWVSVNGQTKAVGYLAQNKYYANAGLVELKYERAIYKTLAAIWVIKERLRLPLKIRIALSVLLPPGEFKNKVEFEQLLRTYSADYLASGVTMQVECVMFKCLPEGAGIYLSHQRRMGEVLKQKVCVVVMVGFRNTSVLISYRGIVSKEGKTSDLGMVRMLEKVVTATSGQTVERLTGAIAQAGSEIDTRPLVRVLRSRSREGRTSELTTIVNAIRIARYEYVTALTSWLDQVVPLDVEEILFCGGTADYIKKELNSHYPATPCIFTGVSVPKTLDKHCLASRLADVYGAFLYFDERVKQHFARHAEVFSHV, encoded by the coding sequence ATGAAAAGAAAGACTGTAACTATCAATAATTTTGACTCTACTCCATTAGTTATTATTGCTCTGGACTTTGGGGGGAGCGGTACCAAAGGAATTTATTCTCTGTATGGAGGTTCGGAAGCGTACTCGATGTTTATGGAACCGGAAGTAGGGGATATAACGCAGGATTCCATTAAAACTCATGAACAAAATTTGATGGGAGATACTGATCCAGAGAACCGGGCGTGGGTGTCTGTTAATGGTCAGACAAAGGCGGTAGGATATTTAGCTCAAAATAAGTACTACGCTAATGCAGGACTAGTTGAGTTGAAGTACGAACGAGCGATTTATAAAACTTTAGCAGCAATTTGGGTAATTAAAGAAAGACTCCGGTTACCACTCAAAATAAGAATTGCACTCTCTGTTCTGTTACCGCCTGGAGAGTTTAAGAACAAAGTGGAATTTGAACAATTACTACGTACTTATAGTGCAGACTATTTGGCTAGTGGTGTGACGATGCAGGTAGAGTGCGTGATGTTCAAATGCTTGCCAGAAGGTGCAGGAATTTATTTATCTCACCAAAGGCGCATGGGAGAGGTATTGAAGCAGAAAGTATGTGTAGTAGTGATGGTGGGCTTTCGTAATACGTCGGTCTTGATTTCCTATCGGGGTATTGTTTCCAAAGAAGGAAAAACTTCTGACTTAGGGATGGTACGGATGCTAGAAAAAGTAGTCACTGCCACTTCAGGGCAAACTGTAGAGCGCTTGACGGGAGCGATCGCCCAAGCAGGATCTGAGATTGATACTCGTCCCCTAGTAAGAGTGTTGCGTTCTAGAAGTAGGGAAGGGCGCACATCTGAATTAACGACAATTGTAAACGCGATTAGAATCGCCCGATATGAATACGTTACAGCCCTCACGAGTTGGCTGGATCAGGTTGTGCCACTGGACGTAGAAGAAATATTATTTTGTGGTGGCACTGCGGATTACATAAAAAAAGAATTGAATTCGCATTATCCAGCTACACCTTGCATATTTACTGGTGTTTCGGTTCCCAAAACCTTAGATAAGCACTGTCTTGCCAGCCGTTTGGCAGATGTCTACGGAGCATTTTTATATTTTGACGAAAGAGTGAAACAGCATTTTGCTCGTCATGCTGAGGTTTTCAGCCATGTCTAA
- a CDS encoding ATP-binding protein — protein MAVTLKASKQGLETVDQARRKKRWSATAASWCDAAKTSVATLKRFRRGRPIDGDVFVAICKAVGIDNWEAIVDDTPTLQDSRPEFFAFDDAWVGREQLVNELSTKLRGSCRLLLMLGLTGIGKTALAEKLAVEMQDWFGGDWKNRFKRANFDYQDKSTDFASVAARWLEEWEEKVPTEDNKPEKLLQRLVKHLRENQVLVLIDSLEKLLTGNEEDGWSDFVDEWWEKFFLSLLSAESCQSRLIVTSQDLPVKLVDSRYKNFWHRQVLYGLDEAEQEALFEITGLDVSEESPDRPLLMRLGKTYKGHPLVLRVIIGEICESFNGNVQAYWNDISSKIEEVENALAEAEADAKKIVGADDDWKLHKLTRKVRLEVNKQRLKAVFERLESQVKDAYILICAASVYRAPVQEEGWLMQLANLVKRLEHQQCSRERQERALEELCYRFLAEESVNHNNKRVLGQHNLVRSVALERHKQLVQRLKNEAKSA, from the coding sequence ATGGCGGTTACTCTTAAAGCATCAAAACAAGGTTTAGAAACAGTTGATCAAGCAAGAAGAAAGAAAAGATGGAGCGCAACAGCAGCTTCTTGGTGTGACGCTGCTAAGACTTCAGTTGCAACCCTGAAAAGGTTTAGGCGAGGGAGACCAATTGATGGAGATGTATTTGTTGCTATTTGTAAAGCTGTCGGGATAGATAACTGGGAAGCCATTGTCGATGACACCCCAACTCTCCAAGATTCCAGACCAGAGTTTTTTGCCTTTGATGATGCTTGGGTAGGTCGAGAGCAGCTAGTTAACGAACTAAGTACAAAGCTTCGTGGGTCGTGTCGTCTTTTGCTAATGCTGGGACTCACGGGCATTGGTAAAACTGCGTTAGCAGAAAAATTGGCAGTAGAAATGCAAGACTGGTTCGGTGGCGACTGGAAGAACAGATTCAAGCGAGCTAATTTTGACTACCAAGACAAATCTACAGACTTTGCCAGTGTCGCTGCTAGGTGGCTAGAGGAGTGGGAAGAGAAAGTTCCAACAGAGGATAATAAGCCAGAAAAATTGTTGCAGAGATTAGTAAAACATCTGCGCGAAAATCAGGTACTTGTGTTGATTGATTCTTTGGAGAAACTGCTGACAGGAAATGAAGAAGACGGCTGGAGTGATTTTGTAGACGAGTGGTGGGAAAAATTTTTTCTGAGCTTATTGTCAGCAGAATCCTGTCAAAGTCGGTTAATCGTCACTTCACAAGATTTACCAGTTAAGTTAGTAGACTCTCGGTACAAAAATTTCTGGCATCGCCAAGTTTTATATGGATTAGACGAAGCTGAGCAGGAGGCATTGTTTGAGATAACTGGGCTAGATGTCAGTGAGGAGTCACCAGATCGCCCTCTACTGATGCGACTTGGGAAAACTTACAAGGGTCATCCCCTAGTTTTACGAGTGATAATTGGGGAAATTTGTGAGTCTTTCAATGGGAATGTCCAGGCTTACTGGAATGATATCAGCAGCAAGATAGAAGAGGTAGAAAATGCTCTAGCAGAAGCAGAGGCGGATGCTAAGAAAATAGTGGGAGCAGACGACGATTGGAAATTACATAAGCTGACCCGAAAAGTACGATTAGAGGTCAATAAGCAACGACTAAAAGCTGTCTTTGAGCGTTTGGAAAGTCAGGTTAAGGATGCGTACATTTTGATTTGTGCTGCTTCAGTATATCGTGCTCCAGTGCAAGAAGAAGGGTGGTTGATGCAGTTGGCTAACTTGGTGAAGCGTTTAGAACATCAGCAGTGTAGCAGGGAGCGCCAAGAGAGAGCATTAGAAGAGCTATGCTATCGGTTCTTGGCTGAGGAATCAGTTAACCACAATAATAAGCGTGTCCTGGGACAACACAATTTAGTTCGCAGTGTGGCACTAGAACGCCATAAACAGTTGGTACAACGCTTGAAGAATGAGGCGAAATCAGCATGA
- a CDS encoding aspartyl protease produces the protein MIEGRFGDKGQVYFEIDLIGGDDFSFPIETMLDTGFTEFLAMNKQDVQSLDWSFLRQNKLRTAQGETEFDVYIGRVIIDAQEWEIPVFAGDEIQEILLGSRWLKLFILVANYSQNIVSLELI, from the coding sequence ATGATTGAGGGGAGATTTGGAGATAAAGGTCAAGTTTACTTTGAAATTGATTTAATTGGAGGGGATGACTTCAGTTTTCCTATAGAAACAATGTTAGATACAGGATTCACTGAATTTTTAGCTATGAACAAACAAGATGTCCAAAGTCTTGATTGGTCTTTTTTGCGTCAAAATAAATTAAGAACTGCTCAAGGAGAAACTGAATTTGATGTTTATATTGGTAGGGTAATAATAGATGCTCAAGAGTGGGAAATTCCTGTATTTGCTGGAGATGAAATTCAGGAAATTTTACTAGGTTCTCGATGGCTGAAATTATTTATATTAGTCGCTAATTATAGCCAAAATATAGTAAGTTTAGAGTTAATTTAA
- a CDS encoding cobalamin biosynthesis protein CobQ — translation MSTINDNLQIKDVAWEQEIEDNSIQLEGDIQKLDDIDTRGDLLIEGENLDIPTIFLESEVDLAANENPEELQIPTSVDSKVNLNKQEKIFKISTTIHIVDGEKGGAGKSFLSRAFIEYCAAIGHDVVIVDADTSNQDIVNIYDNVETAYFSDDDKLAKEADTIFDLAFENSVIVNLPAQVYSKVTNWIKDNDLTEIGKENSIKFVKWFVCTGGVDSVNFFLKSLEDLGESMLHVFVRNLGLCDDWKYIQEMPEFVAAQTKYNFIVMDFPKFPFWERNMVDRLGVTFEAAIAHPDLKVISKQRVKNFLKEAYAAFAGTGIVH, via the coding sequence ATGTCTACAATCAATGATAATCTTCAAATAAAAGATGTCGCTTGGGAACAAGAAATAGAAGATAATTCGATTCAGTTAGAAGGTGATATCCAAAAATTAGATGACATAGATACTAGAGGAGATTTACTGATAGAAGGAGAAAATCTTGATATTCCTACTATCTTCCTTGAATCTGAAGTAGATTTAGCAGCAAATGAAAATCCAGAAGAGTTGCAGATACCAACATCTGTTGATAGCAAAGTTAACCTAAATAAGCAGGAAAAAATTTTTAAAATATCTACAACTATTCACATTGTAGATGGAGAAAAAGGAGGCGCAGGTAAATCATTTTTATCCAGAGCATTTATTGAATATTGTGCTGCCATTGGTCATGATGTGGTAATTGTAGATGCGGATACAAGTAACCAGGATATTGTCAATATTTACGACAATGTAGAAACTGCATATTTCAGTGATGATGACAAGCTAGCTAAAGAGGCAGACACAATATTTGACTTGGCATTTGAAAACTCAGTAATTGTTAACTTGCCTGCTCAAGTTTACTCAAAAGTGACTAATTGGATAAAAGATAACGATCTGACTGAAATAGGCAAGGAAAATTCGATTAAATTCGTTAAATGGTTTGTGTGTACCGGTGGAGTTGATTCCGTAAATTTCTTCCTTAAGTCTTTAGAAGATTTGGGAGAAAGTATGCTCCATGTATTTGTGAGAAATCTGGGATTATGCGATGACTGGAAATATATTCAGGAGATGCCAGAGTTTGTAGCTGCTCAAACTAAATATAATTTCATCGTCATGGACTTTCCCAAGTTTCCCTTTTGGGAGCGAAACATGGTTGACCGATTGGGAGTGACTTTTGAAGCAGCGATCGCCCATCCCGATCTCAAGGTGATATCAAAGCAACGAGTCAAGAACTTCCTCAAGGAAGCTTACGCAGCCTTTGCTGGAACAGGGATAGTGCATTGA
- a CDS encoding DUF6753 family protein, whose amino-acid sequence MTSKEVDADRVDEDFFPTPSDQTAVPLTPDKLLAEALQGKSEAFKRRVMDFALSSGLSQDDPLFLVLVATGQLEAMLKDAPDTLQLLFKNWNRDLARNLELVEQVAVERQKVAIGRAAHALIHKAQLAEGRKILTAVFPAALLLFFILGMGFIMGMSVPPWIAGILGGGYTNVQSNLLTWNELEAMNWAMSKEGKFAKNLIEWNKGYLENGQCLKDVQKLGIVLSQYGRKAKSGHCLIWATPPDKRKFVE is encoded by the coding sequence ATGACAAGCAAAGAAGTAGATGCAGATAGAGTTGACGAAGATTTTTTTCCCACTCCTTCTGACCAAACAGCCGTACCTTTGACTCCTGATAAATTGCTGGCCGAAGCCTTGCAGGGAAAAAGCGAAGCCTTTAAGCGCCGAGTCATGGATTTTGCCCTTAGTAGTGGTCTATCCCAAGATGATCCTTTATTCTTAGTGTTAGTTGCTACCGGACAACTAGAAGCAATGCTGAAAGATGCACCCGACACTTTGCAGTTGCTGTTCAAGAACTGGAATCGGGACTTAGCTCGTAACTTGGAACTAGTGGAACAGGTGGCAGTCGAGCGGCAGAAGGTTGCTATAGGTAGAGCAGCTCACGCCCTCATTCACAAAGCACAGCTAGCAGAGGGCAGAAAAATTCTCACTGCTGTATTTCCTGCGGCACTCTTACTATTTTTTATCTTGGGCATGGGCTTCATTATGGGCATGAGCGTCCCACCTTGGATTGCTGGAATACTGGGTGGAGGATATACAAATGTACAGTCAAATCTCTTGACTTGGAATGAATTGGAAGCAATGAATTGGGCAATGTCCAAAGAGGGAAAGTTTGCTAAAAATTTAATCGAGTGGAATAAGGGCTACCTAGAGAATGGACAGTGCCTTAAGGATGTCCAAAAGTTAGGAATCGTCTTGTCACAATACGGACGTAAAGCCAAGTCAGGACATTGCCTTATCTGGGCTACCCCTCCAGATAAGCGTAAGTTTGTTGAGTGA